TGAGTAAGTTTCTGATCTGCTAGCtcgcctttttttttgttttttttttaatttatatgggtgttcgggccagcttgcgcgtaccacgactaatcccacggccccCTGAACACTCTGCAAACTCAGTGGGCATGTAAaacaccgcgggggtgacagacatTCATATGAGGACTCGAACTCAGGAGTAGCGGAAGGAGACAAGCTCCTTCCACCACCAAGCCAAGGCCCTCAGTGTGCTCGCCTTCTTCTTCTAGTTCTAGCTAGCTGGTTGCTTTAGGAAATAATGTTAGCCCAGGATTGAATTCCATCGAGATTTcacctaaaaattataatgtcaggtcaaatataatttttaaaataaatttggtatTGTGATGCATGGTGTTCACATAGAAAACTTTTAAGCTCTCTAGCTACAAACTTTTTGTATTTCACATAGAAAAGTAAGTACAAGGTAGCAAGCTATAGTGGTGCGAAGGATTGACAGGGAAGAGTCTAATTAAATCTTCTAATTAACCATTTAGATACATAAGACAGTAATTGCATCATTTCAAATTAAACTTATCCACTCTTGTTTGGATTTTGCAAGTGTTAAATTAGTTAATGTATGGTTATCATTTGCAGGTTAATCCAGCATTGCACAAGTAAAAATCCTCGTCAAAGGCCCTCATTTTCTTCTGTCATAGAGATCTTAGAAGAAGTTTCTGCATATCTGGGGAGAGCTGGATGTTCTCCTGTTTGTTGAGCCCATCAAGCATGTATAATAAGAAACAGTCAAAACTGGTTTCTGTTGATCTATGACTGTATGCTTCCACGACCCTTTACTGCCATCTATAACCTGAATCAGATTAGTTATAATTTAATCGCTTGTTCAAAAGGGAgacaaattaacattaaaatttaaattaaaaattcagtAAGGGCAATggtatttaaaaagaaaaatcaaaagaaaagagaggagaggagaagaagaaatgatgaTGAATCATGTAGCAGCAGATAAGCATTTAGACCATCTTCGAAGGTATGCTTACATTAAATGTCCGTGTGCTATGCAAACACTcaatataattcttttatttaaaaaacattaagagaAACATTTACCTGCCATATGATTGCTGACTGATCCTTGGACGATGATGACAAATACTTTCCGTTGTGTGAAAATTGCAGAATCTTTCAAGTTGGCATAAACTTAAAGGATTCATTCAGAAAATTCAGAGTGATGGGCAGCATATTCATGTTAAGATGTTATGAAATGCAGTAACAATGATTGCTTAAAAGCAGAATAAATTAGCATACAACAAATCTTTTGGGACTGTGGAAGGCGTTTTAGGTACAACATTCCTTTTCCTGTCTCATTAGGGGTGAAGGATCCTGGGAGCTCATTCGTTTTAGGTTCTTATATGATCTAGTAGCAGGTAGAGGGGTCAGCTCTCTTAGGTTAAAATCATTAACTGAGCCTTTTCCTGGGAGGGTGGAAGGCAGGCTTCCTGtagattttcttttgattccaTTCCCTTTCCTCGGTCCTTCTGGTCAGCTTGGCTTGGAGGTTTGTATATGGAGTTCAACAGAACTAGGTGCAGATTGTTCTTAATAGCGTTTAGAAACACATTCTAGATCATCACCGTATCTGTAATGGCCTTTGAACCATGTATTCGAAGAGTTGTAGAGCTCATTTCATAGTTTTTGCTCAAAAGATTATGGAGACAAATGCTCTCTTCCATATATCAAAGCTGACTGACTATCCTAGTATAACACCTTAGGTTTGTTAATCTTGCCGCCGAACTTTCCAGGAGATCACATTCAGTTAGCCTGTATTGAAAATCACTGTAATGTCCAGCTgattttgtaaagaaaatgaTGGAACTTTAAGAATGGCTTAATTGTGCTTTTGTAATTATGAACTTCGTTGTGCTTTCCAGTTGACAAATCATTACTGTCACATAAACTTATAAATTGACTCGATAGTTTAACGAACTAATCTGCTTTTCAAGTCAGTCCAGTGTTTTAGAGAAGGGATTTAAGGATTTGAGCCTGGTGGTCGGAGAATAGTTGGTCCATTAAAGAGCAGAAAACATAAAACAGAAAGGCCCAAAGTTAGCTGGACTAGGCCTGCTACAGAGGCAATTATCAACTGAAAGAATTCCAACCCATGGTGGCTTGGGCAGTGGATAGATAAGCAGCAACAGAGCAAAAAAAAGTTTCTAAAACCTCAATAGAGTAGCCGTTGAAGCAGCAGGAGAGACAGCGGAAACGGCATGAATTCTTCATTAATGCTACGCCGTTTCTTCTGTTTCAACTCAACAACAACTGCAGTAGCAGCAGCATCTTCTACTTCTTCAAAGAAGAAACACCTTGTCTTCTTGGGTTCTCCTCAGGTACTAAAAAACATATGTATTCCCTTACTTGTGTCTGTTTCATAATGGGAACTGAACTGTGATTTTGGTTCCTTTTCAGGTGGCTGCTACTGTTCTTGATGCTCTTTTTAATGCATCTAAAGCACCCAATTCTCTCTTTGAGGTACTTGTGTCAAAATCCAATCTATTTGTTACCTTATAatgtttttgtaattgtttCTATCTgggttttggttaaaaatgagAAAGATGATATTTTTGTGTGGATTTGTGTTAATGGGATTTGCTTCTTTTGGAAGTTGTAAGAGGTTGTGGTGTGCAATTTAATGAGAGtatgttattgttttgttattAGGTAGCAGCAATTGTTACACAGCCACCTGCAAGAAGAGACAGGGGTAAAAAGTTAATGCCTTCACCAGTTGCTGAGTTCGCTCTCGATACAGGCTTCCCTTCTGATCTTATTTTCACACCTGAAAGAGCTGGGGAGGTAATTTTAGTGGTTTTTGTTtgggaatttgattttttgtttttgtttttgagtagttcaatttttttgcaatttgcTTGCTACCAGCAAGAATTTTCTGTATTAGGTCATTTTCTTACTTGCTGTTCTCCTTTACAATTCTGCAACTTATGTGGATGAGTCTGCCAATTAGCAATCTGATAGGTTTTCATCATCCAAGAGCTACAGATACTGTTTTCTGCAATTAAGTTGGGTCGTACTCattgaaaaattatagatttttatcatttgaaacaCCATGGAAGTGTGTGCATTGCATTGACAGATGTTTACGATTATAACTAAACAAATTAGGAAGATCTTGACAAgtttgtcttttctattttgtaGTTTGTCCTTGTCATTAGCATTGAACTTAACTGATTTTTTGGAACATGGGAATAAGTGAACTGTTATTCGCAGAGAATTCATGCACTTCTATTTCTGTGTAGGATACATTTTTGTCCAATCTAAGAGCATTGCAGCCCGAACTTTGCATTACAGCAGCATACGGGAATATCTTACCAACCAAGTTTCTCAATATTCCACCAATGGGTTAGTGAGATATACTTTCTGCTAACAAAATTGAGAAATTTGTTTCTTTGCTACTGGAATCAACATCTCATGTGTGTCACTTGGACAATAGTTCTTACTTAGCTGCGGTAATTCCATGATGAAATTCATTTTGTTGATAGTGCATGCAGTATGCTTTTTTTGTAGatttaattgtcattttatCCATAGAGGAATATAGGTTAGTTGTTTCTTTGACCAAATTAATTtgcatatatatgttttttattgtataagTTTGGGGTTGTGGGCATTATATGGTTCGATTGTGGGAACTCAAGTTCTAGTAGGGATGGCAATGGGGAGCCACGGGTAGGGTTTCTACTATATCCATGCCCTTTCCATTATCGAAGGGGTAAGAAATTTAGATATTTGATATCCATGCCCTATcaatcaacataaaataaaatggtaatttgtgtgtgttaaaaaatataaatgttttgcaTGTGTATATCTCTATGATACAAATGTATATATCTTGGGTTAGGTTTAGGTCGGGTTTGACAATATTCATATTCTATCCATTACCCTTCGGGTAGAATCCACCCATTCGAGTCTGTTCGGGTTGGTATCCATTAGGTTGGAATGAAATTTTCATCCCTAAACTCTAGTCTTAAGAGTATCCATTTGATGCAAAAAAATGTTAAGCTTGAGATTGCTAAGATTTTCATTCTCTCCTCCTGTTTTTATTGATGCCTGTCTTGTTTATTTCCCTCACACTTGGGTGTGCCTCCTTTTGGTATCTTTAATGTTCAAATTCTAGAGAAAGGAAGGCAGTCGGTAGCTTTAACATATGCTACTGCAGAAACAGGGAAATTAATGTTTATCATCAGGTTTTCCACTTTCTTAACTGAACTTGGTTGGTGGTCTGGTGCATTCTGCTTAAGAAAATATGTTTATGATTGGTCTGTTTTTGCCCAAGTTAAGCAATAATATGGAAAAGATGGATCCTTAGACTTGAGTCCTCGTAAGCTCAAATAATCATATTCAAATAGATTTGAATTTTGGTCCTTAATCTAATCAGTAGCTTCAAGCTTTTCAGTGTGACGAGACTAAAGTTATGCAATCACTAGTGAAGGCTATTGGAGTCCACCTTTTGACACAAAGCTAGTGGCCAgatgaataatttaattcagTATTTGGCAGTGCACATATCTGCTGGTCTCGATCTGTTGCTTAAGTGAATCACTAACCTGCCTAATACAGTGCCCagttttttaagacaaaaatacCCCTCATGTCTGGTTTGTGTAGAGATGTGAATAAAGGGTATCTTTAAACTTTGTAACTGTTTGAAgatcctattattattatagttatgTTTTGAATTTACTCATTTTGCGCATATAAAAGACTCATTTTAGGGAATGAAGAAGCAACCCTTATTTAAGAGCATGATTTAGTTGATGGTGGAAGAGAATTTCTCTCCCTCTCATGCTAACAAATATTCATGAAATAAGAAACATAAGGGagaccaaaaataataaaatatctaataGGAAAGCAATTATTTATGCTTGAGGAGAGATGTatgtttaatatgaaaaaaaataaaattatggctGGTAAATTCCATAGGTAAAAAGTTCTCACTGGAGAGGAATTGCAACCTCAAGATAGCATTTGAACTCACAAATTTATCCTCAATTGAAATATCTTCATGCAAAGGACATGAGGAACATTTTTGTCTTGAAAAATTAGGCTTAGTGTTAGCCTGCCTAAATATTGGGTAGGTTAGGAATCCTATTTGCTAATATATCTATTTTGATACAACAGCAATCATTTGTAAAATATAAACTAGTTGATACTAAGGATCAAGCAATAGCTTTAACATAGAAATCTCAAAGTTTATCTTCGCAGTTACTCACACCTGAACTTTTATTTCTCAGGGACGGTCAATATACACCCAAGTCTTCTGCCACTTTACCGCGGCGCTGCTCCTGTTCAAAGAGCATTGCAGGTTCCTTATTTTATAGGCCAtccatgttaattttattaagagaAATGATAATTTAACAAGAATAAAGTCTCTAGAAGATTGTGACCCATTGGATAGTTTTTAATATGGGACCAATGGTGTGTCCCATTGATCTAATGGCTCATATGTATTCTTCAAACTTATTCTTGTTAAATTTTCTGAAGAAATAGAATAACTCTTGTATAAAATGCTTATTTACTCCCAGACTATGCTATTGCATTTATGAGTCTCTGCATTAGGATGGTGCTAAGGAAACTGGGGTGTCATTAGCTTTCACTGTTCGTGCTCTCGATGCTGGACCTGTAATTGCCAACGAAACTCTGGAAGTTGATGATCAAATTAAGGTATGGATGGTGCTTGTCTGCGTTAAGAGTAGCTGAAGTTAGGATctgttatttcattttttttcatatcccAATTAAATAACTTGATGGATGGTCTAGAGCTTTTAGCAAAAATATGCATGTTCCAAAAATACGCATGTTAATGCATGTTCCATTAACATGGAGTCCATGTGCACTTCCTGGTGGCACAGCTCAATCAGGATCTATAGATAGATGTTTTGTATAGTCCTAACTTCAGCATTTTTGCATGAAGTAGCTGCAGTCAAACCCATGCACTTGTACTCGGTAGCTCAAGCCTCTATTGTGCAAGACAATGGTCCATCAGATTTTTAAACCAGTCTCCTCTGACATTTATCTTTCTCTATTACATGCACTTGTACTCTCACAAAGTAGGGGTGGCAATGTTGACTCTAGTCTTTGCTGTCAGCTCATCCTTTCAAGAAacagttaaattataattattttatgttaatttttaacttgaCTTGTAATTCCTTCTTCCAGAGCGTTTTTAGACTATCTTGTACATGCTTGCAGGCTCCAGATTTACTTGCATTGCTGTTTTTGGAAGGTATTtctgatttctattttttttttatcatcattgtAACTACTTCCGTATTCATGGCTAATCTATCAATCTTACATTTGTACTTCAATAGTCATTtgaagttcttttcttttcttttcttctctccattttattttttcattcattcgAGTTGATAATTATTCCCAACTCTGCATTAGTCAACTAAGTTTatgatgtaaaataaattactatACTTTATTCATCATGTATGATGCACTTATAACAGTCATATGATATCAAtagttaagtttttttgttctttgtttataAGTTATCAAAAATCACTTTGTGAGtgagaatttttttatgcatgactaGTAATGCATCAAGAGCAAAAGTTAATTGATTCGAGTTGAAGACATGAAAGATAAAGGGAAGACAAAAATGACacaataaaggaaataaaaaagttaCAAGTGTTATTAACAGAAGCACAATATAGTTTTAGGTAGTGGCAGATGGTGAAATAGGAGTTATATTGCTTAACCTTGCAGATAAAAGAAGGCTTCCTTGAGTTGATTGATAAGAAATCACTTTGTAAATATTTCTAGTTTTTACACGTGATTGGATATGCAATAGCTATTCCTTCTATGTGAGTAGTTTGTATGATCAATGTTTTCTTGAATCTCTCTTCCATATTTTTCCCAATATGATTTCTTTATTACGTTGTTTGAGCTGAATTATGGGCTGTGGATCGCAACACCCAATTGAATGCATTTTTGAGTCAGGTAGTTCTGTCGATGAATGATCGCAGGATCTAAACTTTTGATTCATGAGCTCCCTTCTATACTTGACGGATCAGCCAGGTTAAAAGCTCAACCCCAAGATGATTCCAAAGTTACCTTGGCTCCAAAGGTTATCCCCCCACCCTTCCTGTTACTTTAGTTTTGAATTCCTTTTACTATGACTAAATACAAACAGCAATGGATCAATTAGAAAGAAGTATGGAATTCCCATCTATACTCTCTTGCAAGAATTTAAAGAGCTGCGATAAGGCTTCCTATAAGCTCTCTACTCTATGCAGATATCTGTTGAGGAGTCATGGTTATCCTTTGATCAAGAAGCTTCAGTCCTCCATAATAAGGTTAGCCCTCGTTTCCTGTTTCCTGTCAAATATGAATGTGTGGTGATTACATGCAACCTTTTTAGGTCCGTGCATTTGCAGGGTGGCCAGGGACACGGGCTAAAGTAGCAATTGTTGATGATGAAAATGGTAGCCGCAATATTGTAGAACTTAAGATTATTACTACAAGAGTTTGCGACCATAGCATTGTTCAGGGTGATGAAGCGGATGACATCACTTATGTGAAGGATTCGTTGGTGTTTCCATGTGGAAGGTCCACAGCGCTTGAGGTCTGCTCATCCATCACGTGtcatcatatatttattttgttgttgatcTGCAATTTTTCTTTAAGACTATACTTTATGTGCTATCCCAGAAAATGTTTTAGGccgtgtttgattgcaggaaagtgaattcctggaattcactttcctgcttttcctatgtttggcggcgataaaggaaaataataaaag
This DNA window, taken from Populus alba chromosome 17, ASM523922v2, whole genome shotgun sequence, encodes the following:
- the LOC118058528 gene encoding uncharacterized protein isoform X1; translated protein: MNSSLMLRRFFCFNSTTTAVAAASSTSSKKKHLVFLGSPQVAATVLDALFNASKAPNSLFEVAAIVTQPPARRDRGKKLMPSPVAEFALDTGFPSDLIFTPERAGEDTFLSNLRALQPELCITAAYGNILPTKFLNIPPMGTVNIHPSLLPLYRGAAPVQRALQDGAKETGVSLAFTVRALDAGPVIANETLEVDDQIKSVFRLSCTCLQAPDLLALLFLEGSKLLIHELPSILDGSARLKAQPQDDSKVTLAPKISVEESWLSFDQEASVLHNKVRAFAGWPGTRAKVAIVDDENGSRNIVELKIITTRVCDHSIVQGDEADDITYVKDSLVFPCGRSTALEVCSSITCHHIFILLLICNFSLRLYFMCYPRKCFRPCLIAGK
- the LOC118058528 gene encoding uncharacterized protein isoform X2; its protein translation is MNSSLMLRRFFCFNSTTTAVAAASSTSSKKKHLVFLGSPQVAATVLDALFNASKAPNSLFEVAAIVTQPPARRDRGKKLMPSPVAEFALDTGFPSDLIFTPERAGEDTFLSNLRALQPELCITAAYGNILPTKFLNIPPMGTVNIHPSLLPLYRGAAPVQRALQDGAKETGVSLAFTVRALDAGPVIANETLEVDDQIKAPDLLALLFLEGSKLLIHELPSILDGSARLKAQPQDDSKVTLAPKISVEESWLSFDQEASVLHNKVRAFAGWPGTRAKVAIVDDENGSRNIVELKIITTRVCDHSIVQGDEADDITYVKDSLVFPCGRSTALEVCSSITCHHIFILLLICNFSLRLYFMCYPRKCFRPCLIAGK